The Porphyrobacter sp. HT-58-2 genome segment AAGCCGAGCCGCTCGTTGATCTCCTTGAGGATGGCCTTGGCGATCTGGCTCTGCTGCGCGGTGAGCTGCGCGTCCAATGCGAGGAACCACGCCTTGGCGTCCGCCACGCTCATCTGGACGGGCGTGGCGATGTCGGTGCCCGCGACCTTCACGCTGAGCGCCTTCTCATTGAGGCGCTTGCCGCGGCAGGTCTCGCAGGGCTGCGCGGTCTGGTACTTGGCCAGTTCCTCCTGCATCCACGCGCTTTCGGTCTGCATCATCCGGCGGTTGAGGTTGCCGATCACGCCCTCGAAGGGCTTGTGGACGGTGTATTCGCGGCGGCCGTCCTTGAAGGTCAGCGGTACCGGCAGCCCGCCCGTGCCGTGGAGGATGATGAGTTTCTGTTCGGGCGCGAGGTCTTTCCACGGGGTCGTAAGATCGAAGCCATAGGCCTTGGCGAGGCTGGCGAGCACCTGCATGTAATAGGGCGAGGGCGGGTTGGACTTGGCCCAGGGCACCACTGCGCCCTGCTTGAGGCTGAGCGCCTCGTTGGGCACCACCAGCTGCGGGTCGAACAGCATCTTCTCGCCGATCCCGTCGCAGGCCGGGCAGGCACCCTGAGGGGCGTTGAAGGAGAACAGTCGGGGTTCGATTTCCTCGATGGTGAAGCCGCTCACCGGGCAGGCGAATTTTTCGCTGAAGACGATGCGGTTGGCGGGGAGACCTGCGCCCTTCATCTTGCCGCCCTTGTCCCCCTCCCCGTTCGTGTCGAGCGCTGTCGAGACACCGCGCGAAGGCCTCTCGACTTCGCTCGAGGCGAACGGGGACTTTCCGAGCGCCTCGGCCACGGTCGTATCGGCGAGGTCGACATAGGCCAGCCCCTCGGCCAGCTTGAGCGCGGTCTCGAAACTTTCGGCGAGGCGGGTCTGGAGGCCGTCCTTCACCGCGATGCGGTCAACCACCACTTCGATGTCATGCTTGAACTTCTTGTCGAGCGCGGGGGCATCCTCGATGGCGTAGATCTCCCCGTCGATCCGCACGCGGGTGAAGCCGGAGCGCTGCCATTCGGCCAGCTCCTTGCGATATTCACCCTTGCGCCCGCGCACCACCGGCGCGAGCAGATACGCCCTCGTACCTTCGGGCAGCGCCATCACCCGGTCGACCATCTGGCTGACGGTCTGGGCGCTGATCGGCTCGCCGGTCGCAGGCGAGTAAGGCACGCCCACCCGCGCCCACAGCAGGCGCATATAGTCGTAGATTTCCGTGACGGTCGCCACAGTCGAGCGCGGGTTGCGGCTGGTGGTCTTCTGCTCGATCGAAATGGCAGGCGAGAGCCCGTCGATATGCTCGACATCGGGCTTCTGCATCATTTCGAGGAACTGACGCGCATAGGCGCTGAGCGACTCCACATAGCGCCGCTGCCCCTCGGCATAGATCGTGTCGAAGGCGAGGCTCGACTTGCCCGACCCGGACAGCCCGGTGACCACGATCAGCGCATCGCGCGGCAGATCGATGTCGATGCCCTTGAGATTATGTTCGCGCGCACCGCGCACGGAAATGGTGGTGAGGCTCATGGGCGTGACGTGTTCCGGAAATGTTCGTATGGGTCAAGGCAGGTCGGCGCAGCCAGGCGCTTTATCCGCTGCAAGATGGCTTCTTGCGGCGACGGATCAACGGGCGGCCGTCAAGATGGTTTCGCCCAACCTTACCGCATCGCGCCTTTCAGCGTTCCAGCACGGCGATCGTATCCAGCACCTGCTGCGCCACGGCTGCCTGTTGTCGAAGATTGTCGCGACCGGCAAAGTAATCGAGCGCGGCGCGCGCGTCGGTCTTCGCCTCCTCCAGCAGCGCGCTGTGCCGTTCCGTCGGCGCCATGGCCGCTTCCGCAGCGCCGAGACTGGCAAGAACGAGGCGCCCAAAGGCGTGCAACGACGGGTGGCTATCGGCGGTCAGATAATCGAGCGCAGCGCGGCAGTGCCCGCGCGCTTCGCCGAACAGGGTGAGCGACTGCTCCGCGCGTTCAGGGTCGCCGCGGTCGATCCCGGCGCGATCCTGCATCGCGCTGCACAGATTGAGCCGGATCATGGCCAGACCTTGGTCCGGCTCACCCATTTCCAGCCGATCAAGCGCCATCCGCCCGAGCGTCAAAGCCCCGTCCAGTGCCTCGCCGCGCTGCGACGGCGGAACGATACGAGCGAGCGTGTGCAGCGCAACTGCGGCATCACCAAGCACCTGCCCCGCCTCGCGCATCTGCCCCGCATCGTCATACATCTGCCGCGCCCCGGCAAGATACTGAACCGCCGCCTCAAGCAATTCGCGCGCGGCCTCCGGATCGTCCTTGCGCCCGGCGAGCATCACCAGCATCCGCGCCGCGCCCGCCTGCACCTCGGCGTAATCGAGCGGGTGCTGCGCCCGGTCGATCGCATCCAGCGCGGCGGCGTAAAGGTCGAAGGCGCGATTGAAATGCCCGCTCGCCGTAGCCCCATCGGTGAATTCGGCGCGCTGCACCGCCAGCCGTGCCGCGAGCGCCTTGCCGAGCCCCCATTCGCGCGGTCGGCCTGCGCGGTCGACAATGCCAAGTACATCTTCCTCAACCACGATATCGGCCCGGTCGAGCGCGGTGACATCACCGAACAGCGCATAGGTATCGAGATCCGCCTCGACCTGATCGACGCCGAGCTGCCAGATTTCGAGTGCGGCCTGTTCCTGTCGCTGGCGTCGCCGGGCAATAGCGTCCAGCCGGGTCCCGCTTGCCCGTTCCCGGTCTGCGCGCGTGCCGAGCAATTCGGCGCTGAGAGCGCGCGCCCGCTCGACGTCGAACAAAAGGGCCAGATCCTCGCCGCTCAGCGCGGCCAGCGTATCGGCGAGACTGCCGAAGATCGCTTCCGCGCGGGCGAAATCGCCCTCGTCGAAGGCCCGACGGGCATCGCGTAGCAGCGCCTGCGAGCGCGCCAGTTCGCCTTCACCAATACCGTTGTCGGCCAGCACCAGAACCCCGCGCGCGCCATTGCGCAGCCGGTTCTGCAACTGATCGATATCCTTCTGCATCGCCGCCAGCCGCACATCGAGCAGCACCGCCCGTTCGACCAGCGCATCCAGCTCGGCGAGCAGCCGCGCCTCGCTGAGCCCCGGATAGGCCAGATCGAGCCGCTGTGCGATCCCGGCAATGGTCGCGGCCTGCAGACCGGTGCTCCTTTCGAGCGATGCGATGCGGCTCTCGTACCATCGCTTCTGCGCGGCCGATGCGCCCACCGCCTCACCGGGACGCGTGCCTTGCGCAACCGCCATGCCGGGTACCAGCGCAGCAGCAAGAACCGCCAGGATCAGCCTGCCGGACATCGCTTGTAGACTTCCATGCCGTTGGCCGCTGTCTTGTCGTCCCATGCCAGCCGCTCGATCGCGGGATCGAGGCGGAAGCTGGCGGCCCTGCCCTTGGCGCTTGCCGGTTCGACGCCGACCACTTCCATGCTCCAGCCCTCGGCCTTCACGATTTGAGCCAGCAGCCGGAAAGGCTCGACGCCGGGAGGCCGCTTGACCATTTCCGCCACGAGTGCAGCGTCCCCGCCCTGTTCGATCAGCGCAATTTCCCAGACCAGTCCACATTCAGGGTCCTGTTCGCCCCACCGGCCCTCGATCTTGCCGAAGATCGGTGGCCGGGCAGGAAACCGCCGGGCGAGGATCTGCTCGATCCGGCTAACGCCTTCCTCCATTGGCGCAATATCCTGCGTGGTAACCGCGCGCGGCTCGAACAGGCTGAGCGCGCTCGTCATGGTGCCGAAAGCACCGAACACCGCGATCAGGATCAGTCCGGCGCCGAAAGGCGAAAATATCCGCTGAAGCGTGGAGCACTCGCCCGGCTGCCAGCTCACCGCAAGCGTTGCAAAGGCGGTCAGCAGGCCGATGCCGAACAGGAAAGCCTTGCCCCACAGCGCCGTCTCCTTGGCGAGCGAGGTGTCGTAGATCAGCCAAGCCAGCACCACTGCACAGGCGGCAGTCATGATGTTGAGGGTGATGCCCACCCATTGCGGTGCATGCATCGCTGCCGCCAAGCCTTGGATACGGCGCGCCAGCAGCTTCATCTTGATCGTAATCTGCAAGCAAGCCCCCCCTTCCCGGCGCGATCCCTCAGCAAAGCTATGTGATCGCCACTGGTTTGCAAACCGTCAATTACCGGATGGAGGCTGCACGGGGACCGCCTGCTTGCAGAACCCATGCGCACGAGGCCTGTGAGGAGGTTGAAGTTCCGATATTTATATATTTATATCATGCACTTGGATCGCCCTATAGAAAATCTGAAGGCGTCAGACCAGCCCAACCGCGTCAATAGAAAGCTGTCGTTGACGGTCTCTGGCCGGGGCCATTCAGGGTCGCAACCTGGCTAGCCCAAAAAGAGAGCGTGCAAGCGCCGGAACATGGCAGAAGCAGCTACCCCCCATTGCTTTCCGCCTGTTCCGGCCACGATTTTGCCATCAGCGCCAGGCTGCCGGGTTCGCCCAGCCAGCGGGCGGAAACGCCCCAGACCTGTGCGATGACCTCAGGCGCCAATGCCTGCTGCGGCGGGCCATCGGCGATCAACTGTCCGCGATCGAGCACAAGCACGCGGTCGGCATGGTTCATCGCCAGCGCGAGATCGTGGAGCACCACCACGACCCCCTGCCCCCTGGCGGCACAGGCCTTGAGATGGGCGATCAGATGGAGTTGATGCGCCAGATCGAGCGCGGCGAGCGGCTCGTCGGCGAGGATCCAGCGGGGCTCTCCGGCCAAGACCCGCGCCAGCAGCGCCCGCGCGCGCTCGCCGCCCGAAAGCTGGCTGACCGGCCGATGGCGCAGCGCCTCCAGATCAAGCGCGGCGAGCGCCTCTTCAACCGCCGTGATGCCGCGGTCGCGCCACGGGAGACGGCCAAGCGCCACCAGCGCCTCGACCGCGACGTCCCATGCAATGTCCGGGCTTTGCGGAAGGTAGCCGATCGCCTGCGCACGCGCTCGGGGCGGGAATGTGGCAAGGCTCCTTCCATCCAGCGTCATCTCCCCGCCAACCGGGCCAAGCAAGCCCGCGAGCCCCAGCAACGCCGATGATTTCCCCGCGCCATTGGGGCCGGTGATCGCCGTGATGCGACCCGGCTCGAGCATGGCGGAAAGGCGTTCCACCACCCGCACACCGCCGCGAACGAGGCTGAGGTTGCGCGCGGCGAGGGTCACAGCTGCCCCCTTCTCATGCGCAGCAGCAGCCAGCCGAAGAACGGCGCACCGATCAGCGACAGCGCAATGCCAAGCCGCAGTTCGGTCACCAGCGGCAGAATCCGCACGATGCTGTCGGCCACGAGCACAAGGCAGGCGCCTGCGATCGCGCTCGGCAGGATCAGGCTGGATGGCAGGCGATCGGTCAAGGGACGCACCAGATGCGGCACAACAAGGCCGACAAAGCCGATGATCCCCGCCACGGCCACGCCCGCGCCGACCGTCAGCCCTACACCGGCAACCAGCAGCAGCAGCAGACGTGCAGGGTCCACCCCAAGCGAGCGCGCCGCATCCTCGCCCAGCGTCAGCGCGTCGAGGCTTCTGGCTGCCATCGCCAGCAGCGCGATACCGGCGATGGTGAGCGGCGCGGCAATGGCGACCTCGCGCCATGATCGGTCGGTCAGCGCGCCGTTGAGCCACATGACGATTTCCGACATGGCAAAGGGATTGGGCGCCAGCGTTATGGCAAGAGCGGTCAGCGCGCCAGCAAGGCTCGCCAGCATCAAGCCGGCCAGAGTGAAAAGGGCAATCCCTCCGCCCGCGCCGCCTGCCGCATCGTTCGACGTACGCCCGGCGATCAGCGCGAGCAGCGCCATGCCGAGGCCCGCTCCGGTCAGCGCCAGGAGCGGCAGGCTTACCGCCGCAAGGGCAGGTGGGATCGCCGCTCCCAGCCAGAAGCTCGTCACCGCGCCCAGCGCCGCCATCGGGGCAATGCCGAACAGGCCGGGATCGGCCAGCGGGTTCCTGAGATAGCCCTGCATCGCAGCGCCCGCCGCCCCCAGGCCTGCGCCGATCACGATGGCGAGCACGGCCCTGGGCAGACGCAGTTCGGCCAGGATCAGTGCAGCGTTCTGCGGCGCGTCCCCGAAAGGCGGGATCCACACCCGCCCCGCCAGCAATGAGAGCGGAACGATTACCGCCAGCAGCGCAGTGAAGACAACGCTGGCGCGGTTCATCGCCGCGCCTCCACCTCGGCCCGGATGGCGCGCAGCCGGGCGCGCGCCTTGGGAATGGTCGGCCCGCCGCAATAGATGAGCGACGGATCGAAGGCGGCAATGTGCGTTGCCTGCAACTGCCCTGCCAGCAACGGATGACGCTGCCCCGGCGCGTCACCTGCCACCAGCAAAACGCGCGGCGGATCGGCGAGCAGACCTTCAAGGCTCACCCGGTCAGCCTGCCTCAACCCGCGCGCGGCAGCGTGGCTGACAAATCCCTCATCGCGCAAAAGCTCCGCGATCAGCGTCGCCTCACCCGCCACGATCTCGCCCGGTTGCCACAGCAAGGCATTGATCGGCGGGCCGGAAGACGCTGAAGGCGGCGCGGCGATGCGCGCGGCGAGCGCCTCGCCTTCGCTTTCGCGCCCTGCGAGCGCTGCCACCTCGCGCACCTGCGCAATGCTGGCAGCGATGCTGGTTGGGCTGCCGAAGGTCGCCACCGTCAACCCCGCGCGTTCCAATGCGGCCCGCGTCGGCTGGGGCAAAAAGGTCGAAGCGAGCACAAGATCCGGCTTTGCCGCGATCACCTCCTCTGCCGTGCCGCCCGTCACGCCATAGCGTGCGGCGACATCTGCCGGGATCGAGCTTGCACCGGCGTCGCGGCTGTAGTGCGACAGGGCCAGCACCTGATCAGGCGGCGCGATCTCGACCAGAATGGCATCGAGGCAGGGGTTGAGGCTGACAATAGTGGGCGCAGCGCTCTCAGGCTGCTCCCGAGGCGTCGCCGGAGCACAGCCTGCGGCCAACAGCGCCCCCGCCAGCAGCGCAATCCGGCCTTCTGGCCTGATGTCTGATGTGATGCGATCCCGCGCCATGTCCGGCCCCGGCGATAGGGCCGCATGGCCGGAGGCGCAACGGCTTAACACGCTTTCGCCAGTCGTCCCGGTTCGGGACGCAGGGGCGCGCAGCCCTCGCCCGGATGGTCCCGCGCGCGTAAGGCGGCGGGCAGATCATGAACACGCCGCGCGCACCCTTCCTCGTCAATCCCTCTACCCGAAGCGGTGCGTTATGGAAGGCTGTCCCGCTGATGTGGCGCAAGCGTCTGGCAGTGCTTTTCGCCGCGATTACCGTCCCGGCGATGGCCGCGCCCGGCCTGACCTCTCTGCCCGGCCCCGCTGTCGAAAGCACCGCTGCACTCGCCACCCGCCAGGCCGCCGAGGCTGCCCTGCCGTTCGAACGACCCGGCATGAGCTTTCCCGGCTCTGCCTTCTACTACATGGCAGACCCTGCCGGTTCGGCGCTGGTGGCGCTGCCCACGGATGATCCGCTGGGTCAGGGCGCTGCCGAAAGCGGACGCGAGCTGGGCGCGCTGATCGATGTCGGCGCGGCGGCCAAGCCGTTCTTCTCGCCCGGCACCGGGATCGCCCACGCCCGCGCGCAGGAATGCCTGGCGCAGGCCGTGTGGTACGAAGCCGCCAGCGAAAGCGAGGCAGGCCAGCGCGCCGTCGCACAGGTGGTGCTCAACCGCGTGGCGCACCCCGGCTGGCCCGCCAGCGTGTGCGGCGTGGTCTATCAGGGATCGGAGCGCAACACTGGTTGCCAGTTCACCTTCACCTGCGACGGCAGCCTTGCGCGGCGTCCCGGCGGCGCAAGCTGGGCGCGGGCGCAGCGCATCGCGTCAGAGGCGCTGTCGGGCAAGGTCTACGCACCGGTCGGCCTTGCGACCCATTACCACACCCTCTGGGTCAATCCCTATTGGGCCGGCACGCTCGACCATATCGGCACGATCGGCGCGCACCGTTTCTACCGCAATCGCGGGGCAGGCGGACAGGCCGGGGCGTTCAGCGCGGGCTATGCCGGGCTGGAACCGGCAGTAAGCGGTCGCACCGCGCCGCCCCCG includes the following:
- a CDS encoding ABC transporter ATP-binding protein, encoding MTLAARNLSLVRGGVRVVERLSAMLEPGRITAITGPNGAGKSSALLGLAGLLGPVGGEMTLDGRSLATFPPRARAQAIGYLPQSPDIAWDVAVEALVALGRLPWRDRGITAVEEALAALDLEALRHRPVSQLSGGERARALLARVLAGEPRWILADEPLAALDLAHQLHLIAHLKACAARGQGVVVVLHDLALAMNHADRVLVLDRGQLIADGPPQQALAPEVIAQVWGVSARWLGEPGSLALMAKSWPEQAESNGG
- the uvrA gene encoding excinuclease ABC subunit UvrA, which translates into the protein MSLTTISVRGAREHNLKGIDIDLPRDALIVVTGLSGSGKSSLAFDTIYAEGQRRYVESLSAYARQFLEMMQKPDVEHIDGLSPAISIEQKTTSRNPRSTVATVTEIYDYMRLLWARVGVPYSPATGEPISAQTVSQMVDRVMALPEGTRAYLLAPVVRGRKGEYRKELAEWQRSGFTRVRIDGEIYAIEDAPALDKKFKHDIEVVVDRIAVKDGLQTRLAESFETALKLAEGLAYVDLADTTVAEALGKSPFASSEVERPSRGVSTALDTNGEGDKGGKMKGAGLPANRIVFSEKFACPVSGFTIEEIEPRLFSFNAPQGACPACDGIGEKMLFDPQLVVPNEALSLKQGAVVPWAKSNPPSPYYMQVLASLAKAYGFDLTTPWKDLAPEQKLIILHGTGGLPVPLTFKDGRREYTVHKPFEGVIGNLNRRMMQTESAWMQEELAKYQTAQPCETCRGKRLNEKALSVKVAGTDIATPVQMSVADAKAWFLALDAQLTAQQSQIAKAILKEINERLGFLDNVGLDYLNLDRTSGTLSGGESQRIRLASQIGSGLSGVLYVLDEPSIGLHQRDNDRLLETLKRLRDLGNTVIVVEHDEDAIRAADHIVDLGPGAGVHGGEVVAQGSLKDILKAKGSLTADYLTGKRKIDVPAKRRKGNGHHIEVKNARANNLKGVTAKIPLGTFTCITGVSGSGKSSLTIDTLQAGASRVLNGARVIAGAHDEITGLQHCDKVIEIDQSPIGRTPRSNPATYTGAFTQIRDWFAGLPESLARGYKPGRFSFNVKGGRCEKCQGDGLIKIEMHFLPDVYVTCEECHGKRYNRETLEVKFKGHSIADVLDMTIEDAEEFFKAVPPIREKMRMLNEVGLGYVKVGQQATTLSGGEAQRVKLAKELARRSTGQTLYILDEPTTGLHFEDVRKLLEVLHRLVEGGNSVVVIEHNLDVIKTADWIIDLGPEGGVRGGEVVAVGVPEDVIKVERSFTGKYLAPLLRD
- a CDS encoding ABC transporter substrate-binding protein: MARDRITSDIRPEGRIALLAGALLAAGCAPATPREQPESAAPTIVSLNPCLDAILVEIAPPDQVLALSHYSRDAGASSIPADVAARYGVTGGTAEEVIAAKPDLVLASTFLPQPTRAALERAGLTVATFGSPTSIAASIAQVREVAALAGRESEGEALAARIAAPPSASSGPPINALLWQPGEIVAGEATLIAELLRDEGFVSHAAARGLRQADRVSLEGLLADPPRVLLVAGDAPGQRHPLLAGQLQATHIAAFDPSLIYCGGPTIPKARARLRAIRAEVEARR
- a CDS encoding FecCD family ABC transporter permease, coding for MNRASVVFTALLAVIVPLSLLAGRVWIPPFGDAPQNAALILAELRLPRAVLAIVIGAGLGAAGAAMQGYLRNPLADPGLFGIAPMAALGAVTSFWLGAAIPPALAAVSLPLLALTGAGLGMALLALIAGRTSNDAAGGAGGGIALFTLAGLMLASLAGALTALAITLAPNPFAMSEIVMWLNGALTDRSWREVAIAAPLTIAGIALLAMAARSLDALTLGEDAARSLGVDPARLLLLLVAGVGLTVGAGVAVAGIIGFVGLVVPHLVRPLTDRLPSSLILPSAIAGACLVLVADSIVRILPLVTELRLGIALSLIGAPFFGWLLLRMRRGQL
- a CDS encoding cell wall hydrolase, whose translation is MNTPRAPFLVNPSTRSGALWKAVPLMWRKRLAVLFAAITVPAMAAPGLTSLPGPAVESTAALATRQAAEAALPFERPGMSFPGSAFYYMADPAGSALVALPTDDPLGQGAAESGRELGALIDVGAAAKPFFSPGTGIAHARAQECLAQAVWYEAASESEAGQRAVAQVVLNRVAHPGWPASVCGVVYQGSERNTGCQFTFTCDGSLARRPGGASWARAQRIASEALSGKVYAPVGLATHYHTLWVNPYWAGTLDHIGTIGAHRFYRNRGAGGQAGAFSAGYAGLEPAVSGRTAPPPTVAEPEPSRPVIAYDFAPVPARKQGAAASSGTSAVPAQPAPAAPTETYSGTGAVKPEFARAGQWKAQPGAAPSPAAPAAPSPAKD